The following are encoded together in the Desulfovibrio sp. Huiquan2017 genome:
- a CDS encoding TAXI family TRAP transporter solute-binding subunit, with amino-acid sequence MRNPYLNRLFKFLRSHVLMSFLIYGASAGVLALALWVTFQFVKPLPPHKVIIATGDEGGAYYAFAEQYAEFFREHGFELDVRPSKGAMANLALLENQDSGVQAAFVQGGITSSEEHPDLESLGSLYYEPVWLFTSKRFRLKTLAGLKGRKVAVGTEGSGTSHLVRQLLHENGITPETAMLQAEGASQGVPDLLEGRIDALFVIAGVNSKTVRTLGESYRKVNLYSFNRAETYARTHRFLAKLTLPQGGIDLVRDLPARDISLLAPSANLVIREDLHPALRYLFLLAAAKIHGRGDMFAAANQFPNGRGTLFPLSDEAKNFYKSGPPLLMRYLPFQVAITVERLKILLIPLLTLLFPLFKITPPAYRWQIRRRIFKWYKQLKKLDMHAYDLTDPAEARDMLARLEEMDRLVLETSVPLSYTDYIYSLRLHIRMIRQRLEEIAEQPVKGIGHPVD; translated from the coding sequence ATGAGAAACCCATATCTGAACCGTCTCTTCAAATTTTTGCGCTCCCACGTACTCATGTCGTTCCTCATCTACGGCGCGTCCGCCGGAGTGCTCGCCCTGGCCCTGTGGGTGACCTTCCAATTCGTCAAACCGCTGCCCCCGCACAAGGTGATCATCGCCACCGGCGACGAGGGCGGCGCGTACTACGCCTTTGCCGAACAGTACGCCGAATTTTTCAGGGAACACGGCTTCGAACTCGACGTGCGCCCCTCCAAGGGGGCCATGGCCAACCTCGCCCTGCTCGAAAACCAGGACTCCGGCGTGCAGGCCGCGTTCGTGCAGGGCGGCATCACCTCCTCCGAGGAACACCCGGATCTCGAAAGCCTGGGTTCGCTCTATTATGAACCCGTCTGGCTGTTCACCTCCAAGCGTTTCCGGCTCAAGACCCTGGCGGGTCTCAAGGGACGCAAGGTCGCGGTCGGAACCGAGGGCAGCGGCACCAGCCACCTCGTCCGCCAATTGCTCCACGAGAACGGCATCACCCCCGAAACCGCCATGCTCCAGGCCGAAGGCGCGAGCCAAGGGGTCCCGGACCTGCTCGAAGGCAGGATCGACGCCCTCTTCGTCATCGCCGGAGTAAACTCCAAGACGGTCCGCACCCTGGGCGAATCGTACAGGAAGGTGAACCTCTATTCCTTCAACCGGGCCGAGACCTACGCGCGCACCCATCGTTTCCTCGCAAAGCTGACCCTGCCCCAGGGCGGCATCGACCTCGTGCGCGACCTGCCCGCCCGCGACATCAGCCTGCTCGCGCCCTCGGCCAACCTGGTCATCCGCGAAGACCTTCACCCGGCCCTGCGCTATCTCTTTCTCCTCGCGGCGGCCAAGATCCATGGCCGGGGCGACATGTTCGCCGCCGCCAACCAGTTCCCCAACGGCCGGGGCACCCTCTTCCCCCTGAGCGACGAGGCCAAGAACTTCTACAAGTCCGGGCCGCCGCTGCTCATGCGCTACCTGCCCTTCCAGGTGGCCATCACCGTGGAGCGGCTCAAAATCCTGCTCATCCCGCTGCTGACCCTGCTCTTTCCCCTGTTCAAGATCACCCCGCCCGCCTACCGCTGGCAGATCCGGCGGCGCATCTTCAAATGGTACAAGCAGCTCAAGAAACTGGACATGCACGCCTACGACCTGACCGATCCGGCCGAGGCCCGCGACATGCTCGCCCGGCTGGAGGAGATGGACCGCCTGGTGCTGGAGACCTCGGTCCCCCTCTCGTATACAGACTACATCTACTCCCTCCGGCTGCACATCCGCATGATCCGGCAGCGCCTGGAGGAAATAGCCGAACAACCCGTTAAGGGCATCGGCCACCCGGTGGACTAG
- a CDS encoding sulfide/dihydroorotate dehydrogenase-like FAD/NAD-binding protein, with protein sequence MGYTILKKEELIPGQTTMMVIDAPQIAKKAKPGNFVMLRVSEHGERIPLTIADCDKEKGTISIVYLVVGKTTAEMNTLREGGRFADVCGPLGRPTHIEKSGTVVCVGGGTGIAAMHHIAKGHVEAGNRVIAIIGARSKNLLLFCSELSSFCPEVRIATDDGSEGHKGFVTEVLQDILETEDEVAEVVAIGPVPMMEAVCRVTLPFNVKTTVSLNSIMVDGIGMCGACRCTVGGKTLFACVDGPEFDGHKVDFAELKARLWQFKEQEEESMELFSKECQCHGR encoded by the coding sequence ATGGGTTACACGATTCTGAAAAAAGAGGAGTTGATCCCGGGCCAGACGACCATGATGGTCATCGACGCGCCCCAGATCGCCAAAAAGGCCAAGCCCGGCAATTTCGTCATGCTCCGCGTCAGCGAGCACGGTGAGCGCATTCCCCTGACCATCGCGGATTGCGACAAGGAAAAAGGAACAATATCAATTGTTTACCTTGTTGTTGGCAAAACCACCGCCGAGATGAACACCCTCCGGGAAGGCGGGCGGTTTGCGGACGTCTGCGGCCCGTTGGGGCGGCCCACGCACATCGAGAAGTCCGGCACCGTGGTCTGCGTGGGCGGGGGCACCGGCATCGCGGCCATGCACCATATCGCCAAAGGGCATGTGGAGGCGGGCAACCGGGTCATCGCCATCATCGGGGCGCGGTCCAAGAACCTGCTGCTGTTCTGTTCCGAACTTTCTTCGTTTTGTCCCGAGGTGCGCATCGCCACGGACGACGGCTCCGAGGGCCACAAGGGCTTCGTCACCGAGGTCTTGCAGGACATCCTCGAAACCGAGGACGAGGTGGCCGAGGTGGTCGCCATCGGCCCGGTGCCCATGATGGAGGCGGTCTGCCGGGTGACCCTGCCCTTCAACGTCAAGACCACGGTTTCGCTGAACTCCATCATGGTGGACGGCATCGGCATGTGCGGCGCGTGCCGCTGCACCGTGGGCGGCAAGACCTTGTTCGCCTGCGTGGACGGCCCGGAGTTCGACGGCCACAAGGTGGACTTCGCCGAACTCAAGGCCCGGCTGTGGCAGTTCAAGGAGCAGGAAGAGGAATCCATGGAATTGTTCAGCAAGGAGTGTCAGTGCCATGGCCGATAG
- the acs gene encoding acetate--CoA ligase: MDQSGAIDNLLQEERVFRPLPQLVIEANVNPQELEGARKFAAMDPTGYWEEAADELDWFKKWDQVLDDKDAPFYRWFPGARCNIVYNALDRHIETANKNKLALIWEGEPGDQRKYTYFELYREVNRFANALRSLGIRKGDRVVIYMPPLPETVIAMLAAAKIGAVHSVVFAGFSAKALRKRIDDAQAKLLITSDGFYRNGRIISLKETADEALVGACADCVEAMVVVRRCNLNVDMVDGRDFQYEDLVRRERNEAPTEVMDADDPLFLLYTSGTTGTPKGVVHSHGGYMVGVHRTLTTVFDIKPTDIFWCTADPGWVTGHSASIYGPLMAGTTSVMYEGHPNYPQADRLWSVVAKYGVTIFYTAPTMIRMLMRFGAQYPKQHDLSSLRLLGTVGEPISPEAWIWLYKHIGRSECPVLDTWWQTETGMFMISPLPISVLKPGSVTKALPGVEVDVVDRDGNPVPPGKGGLLVVTQPWPSMMTGLWNDDERFKEYWTQIPGVYYAGDVARRDEDGYIWIQGRADDVINIAGHRIGSAELEAAFGVHPAVNECAVIGVPDQIKGEAAKAFVMLNDGFTPGDELVKELKKTIRNELGPVAVIKSVEFRDSLPKTRSGKLMRRVLKAEENGLETGDLTGLDEE; encoded by the coding sequence ATGGACCAGTCAGGCGCAATAGATAATTTACTGCAGGAGGAACGGGTTTTCCGCCCGCTTCCGCAATTGGTCATCGAAGCCAACGTCAACCCCCAGGAATTGGAGGGGGCGCGCAAGTTCGCGGCCATGGACCCGACCGGGTACTGGGAGGAGGCCGCCGACGAACTGGACTGGTTCAAGAAGTGGGACCAGGTCCTGGACGACAAGGACGCCCCCTTCTACCGCTGGTTCCCGGGCGCGCGCTGCAACATCGTCTACAACGCGCTGGACCGGCATATCGAGACCGCCAACAAGAACAAGCTCGCCCTCATCTGGGAAGGGGAACCGGGCGACCAGCGCAAGTACACCTATTTCGAGCTCTACCGCGAGGTCAACCGCTTCGCCAATGCCCTGCGTTCCCTCGGGATACGCAAGGGGGACCGCGTGGTCATCTACATGCCACCCCTGCCAGAGACGGTCATCGCCATGCTTGCGGCGGCCAAGATCGGCGCGGTCCATTCCGTGGTCTTCGCCGGATTTTCGGCCAAGGCGCTGCGCAAGCGCATCGACGACGCCCAGGCCAAGCTGCTGATCACCTCCGACGGCTTCTACCGCAACGGACGGATCATCAGCCTCAAGGAGACGGCGGACGAGGCCCTGGTCGGGGCCTGCGCCGACTGCGTGGAGGCCATGGTCGTGGTTCGGCGCTGCAATCTGAACGTGGACATGGTGGACGGCCGGGACTTCCAGTACGAGGACCTGGTCCGCCGGGAACGCAACGAGGCCCCCACCGAGGTCATGGACGCGGACGACCCGCTCTTTCTACTCTACACTTCCGGGACCACGGGCACGCCCAAAGGCGTGGTCCACTCCCACGGAGGCTACATGGTCGGCGTGCACCGCACCCTGACCACGGTCTTCGACATCAAGCCCACGGACATCTTCTGGTGCACGGCCGATCCCGGCTGGGTCACGGGCCACTCGGCGAGCATTTACGGCCCGCTCATGGCCGGGACCACCTCGGTCATGTACGAGGGACACCCCAATTACCCCCAGGCCGACCGGCTGTGGTCCGTGGTGGCCAAGTACGGGGTGACCATCTTCTACACCGCGCCGACCATGATCCGCATGCTCATGCGCTTCGGGGCCCAGTATCCCAAGCAGCACGACCTGTCGAGCCTGCGCCTGCTCGGCACCGTGGGCGAACCCATTTCACCCGAGGCGTGGATTTGGCTGTACAAGCATATCGGCCGCTCCGAATGCCCGGTGCTCGATACCTGGTGGCAGACCGAGACGGGTATGTTCATGATCTCGCCCCTGCCCATCTCCGTGCTCAAACCCGGGTCCGTGACCAAGGCACTGCCCGGCGTGGAAGTGGACGTGGTCGATCGCGACGGCAATCCCGTGCCCCCGGGCAAGGGCGGACTGCTCGTGGTCACCCAGCCCTGGCCGTCCATGATGACCGGCCTGTGGAACGACGACGAGCGCTTCAAGGAATATTGGACGCAAATTCCCGGCGTCTATTACGCGGGCGACGTGGCCCGGCGCGACGAGGACGGCTACATCTGGATCCAGGGCCGTGCCGACGACGTCATCAACATCGCCGGGCACCGCATCGGCTCGGCCGAACTGGAGGCCGCCTTCGGCGTGCACCCGGCGGTGAACGAGTGCGCGGTCATCGGCGTGCCCGACCAGATCAAGGGCGAGGCCGCCAAGGCCTTCGTCATGCTCAACGACGGCTTCACCCCGGGCGACGAACTGGTCAAGGAACTCAAGAAGACCATCCGCAACGAGCTCGGCCCCGTGGCCGTGATCAAGTCCGTGGAGTTCCGCGATTCCCTGCCCAAGACCCGGTCCGGCAAGCTCATGCGCCGCGTGCTCAAAGCCGAGGAGAACGGCTTGGAGACAGGCGATCTGACCGGGCTGGACGAGGAGTAG
- a CDS encoding MFS transporter — MPFFAHDDRTAGLYTITVSQFALVFMLSAVAVAVPALGREFGASASQLGLVESGYISAVAMLLFPVTRLSDKIGRGTTFVCGMALFTLMSMILPVCHTINQFIVLRVFQGGGGAMMVSTGLAIIADLYPGPGRARAMGIASAGVYLGLSVGPWLGGLIVTHLGWRWIFYGGAIPCAVGFVLTLKTLPVRPVLARGVRFDPGGALFIALGMILLSQGGSHLDGRFGVFMLLGGLFFLLCFVFWEGRAKAPLLSLALFSGNPAFSLGSAAQFISYAAIYGITFLLSLYLQVAQGMTASDAGFILMVQPVMQVILSVVSGKWCERWSPHLVATAGMSLATLGLGAAIFQGAYPALWFTALILALCGAGSAMFATANMAVIMGAVSRENYGVASAVVAAMRTTGMTVSLVFISGVFAVIIGPAALSPANAGVFLKAMKVAFIALTVFSALGVLMSAKGRLEVRKGTGKA, encoded by the coding sequence ATGCCTTTTTTCGCGCACGACGATCGGACCGCCGGTCTTTATACCATCACCGTCTCCCAGTTCGCCCTGGTTTTCATGCTTTCGGCCGTGGCCGTGGCCGTCCCTGCCCTGGGCCGGGAATTCGGAGCCAGCGCCTCGCAGCTCGGGCTGGTCGAGTCGGGCTACATTTCGGCCGTGGCCATGCTCTTGTTCCCGGTGACCCGGCTGTCCGACAAGATCGGGCGCGGGACCACCTTCGTCTGCGGCATGGCCCTGTTCACGCTCATGAGCATGATCCTGCCGGTCTGCCACACCATCAACCAGTTCATTGTCCTGCGGGTGTTCCAGGGCGGTGGCGGGGCCATGATGGTCTCCACCGGCCTGGCCATCATAGCCGACCTCTACCCCGGGCCCGGCCGGGCCAGGGCCATGGGCATCGCCTCGGCCGGGGTCTACCTGGGGCTATCCGTGGGGCCCTGGCTGGGCGGGCTCATCGTCACCCACCTCGGCTGGCGCTGGATTTTCTACGGTGGGGCCATCCCCTGCGCCGTGGGGTTCGTGCTGACCCTCAAGACCCTGCCCGTGCGTCCGGTCCTCGCCCGGGGCGTGCGTTTCGATCCCGGCGGGGCGCTGTTCATCGCCCTGGGCATGATCCTGCTTTCCCAGGGCGGCTCGCACCTGGACGGCCGGTTTGGCGTGTTCATGCTCCTCGGCGGTCTCTTTTTCCTGCTTTGTTTCGTCTTCTGGGAGGGCCGGGCCAAGGCCCCGCTCCTCAGCCTGGCCCTGTTCAGCGGCAATCCGGCCTTTTCCCTGGGGTCGGCCGCTCAGTTCATCAGCTACGCGGCCATCTACGGGATCACCTTCCTGCTCTCGCTGTATCTCCAGGTCGCCCAGGGGATGACCGCGAGCGACGCCGGGTTCATTCTCATGGTCCAGCCGGTCATGCAGGTCATTCTTTCGGTGGTCAGCGGCAAGTGGTGTGAGCGCTGGTCGCCGCATCTGGTGGCCACGGCGGGCATGAGTCTGGCCACCCTCGGCCTGGGCGCGGCGATCTTCCAGGGCGCGTACCCGGCCCTGTGGTTCACGGCCCTGATCCTGGCCTTGTGCGGCGCGGGTTCCGCCATGTTCGCCACGGCCAACATGGCCGTCATCATGGGCGCGGTCTCCCGCGAGAACTACGGCGTGGCCTCGGCCGTGGTCGCGGCCATGCGCACCACGGGCATGACCGTGTCCCTGGTCTTTATCAGCGGCGTGTTCGCGGTGATCATCGGCCCCGCCGCCCTGAGCCCCGCCAACGCAGGGGTTTTCCTCAAGGCCATGAAGGTGGCTTTTATCGCCCTGACCGTGTTCAGCGCGCTTGGCGTGCTCATGTCCGCCAAGGGACGGCTGGAAGTGCGAAAGGGAACCGGCAAGGCGTAG
- a CDS encoding LytTR family DNA-binding domain-containing protein, translating to MPKLKTLLIHPDPEVRTALRDVLEEAPFVQVLGEAVSAFEALEMLEAIPYGVFFVGVNLPGGASGIEMAQMLAGRRNKPALVFISDSESQAYAAFELGATDYLLWPPAPGRMARTMDRLQTFKTRFREVPPPAPYPDDPDDEAVDGAEQTVKLPLPEEEQDSFLAALQAAWDQTTGRRPEIDKLAVNQDGRTILIPYDQIIFVEAFEDYSYVHTANQKFLSSYRLKNLEDRLGPHRFFRVHRKYLVNLDMVTEIASMPGSNFMLRTAGRTRIELPISRRRIAELKKIIGL from the coding sequence ATGCCCAAGCTCAAAACCCTGCTCATCCACCCCGACCCCGAGGTCCGCACGGCCCTGCGTGACGTGCTGGAGGAGGCTCCCTTCGTCCAGGTCCTGGGCGAGGCGGTCTCGGCCTTCGAGGCGTTGGAGATGCTGGAGGCCATCCCCTACGGCGTGTTCTTCGTGGGGGTGAACCTGCCGGGCGGGGCGAGCGGCATCGAGATGGCCCAGATGCTCGCCGGGCGCAGGAACAAGCCCGCCCTGGTGTTCATTTCCGACTCCGAGTCCCAGGCCTATGCCGCCTTCGAACTGGGGGCCACGGACTATCTGCTCTGGCCGCCCGCGCCCGGACGCATGGCCCGGACCATGGACCGGCTGCAGACCTTCAAGACCCGGTTTCGCGAGGTCCCGCCTCCGGCTCCCTACCCGGACGACCCTGACGACGAGGCCGTGGACGGCGCCGAGCAGACCGTGAAGCTGCCCCTGCCCGAAGAGGAGCAGGACTCCTTCCTGGCCGCGCTCCAGGCCGCCTGGGACCAGACCACCGGCCGCAGGCCCGAGATCGACAAGCTGGCCGTGAACCAGGACGGGCGCACCATCCTCATTCCCTATGACCAGATCATCTTCGTCGAGGCCTTCGAGGACTATTCCTACGTGCACACGGCCAACCAGAAATTTCTCTCCTCCTACCGGCTCAAGAACCTGGAGGACCGGCTCGGTCCGCACCGCTTTTTCCGCGTGCACCGCAAGTACCTGGTCAATCTGGACATGGTCACCGAGATCGCCAGCATGCCCGGTTCCAACTTCATGTTGCGCACGGCCGGGCGCACACGCATCGAGCTGCCCATCAGCCGACGGCGCATCGCCGAACTGAAGAAGATCATCGGGCTGTGA
- the gltA gene encoding NADPH-dependent glutamate synthase has protein sequence MADRKQKKIRGRTPMPHQDPQVRAGNFEEVALGYSREQALIEAERCLQCKKPLCQEGCPVNIDIRWFIACLVDDDLEGAFNAIRRTNSLPAVCGRVCPQETQCEGRCILGKKHEPVAIGRLERYVADTYAARSACEEVTDLAACALEREDVRVACIGSGPSSLTVAGYLAGRGIKVDVFEALHEPGGVLIYGIPEFRLPKSVVARELDGLRQLGVTFHTNWVGGKTITVQDLLEQGYGAIFIGVGAGLPRFLGVPGENLVGVFSANEYLTRVNLGRAYAFPNYDTPAYRARRVAVIGAGNVAMDAARTALRMGAKEVSIVYRRSEDEMPARREEIEHAVEEGIRIRCLCGPLAFHGDNQGRLKAMTVQKMELGQPDESGRCSPVCLEGQTEQISCDMAIIAVGTRPNPILLEATPDLKLNKWGYVEADPETGETSMPNVFAGGDIVTGAATVISAMGAGRRAAREIAERLL, from the coding sequence ATGGCCGATAGAAAACAGAAAAAGATTCGCGGCCGCACCCCCATGCCGCACCAGGACCCCCAGGTCCGGGCCGGGAATTTCGAGGAGGTGGCCCTGGGCTACTCCCGCGAACAGGCCCTGATCGAGGCCGAGCGGTGTCTGCAATGCAAGAAACCCCTGTGCCAGGAAGGGTGCCCGGTCAATATCGATATCCGCTGGTTCATCGCCTGCCTGGTGGACGATGATCTGGAAGGCGCCTTCAACGCCATCCGCAGGACCAACTCGCTGCCCGCTGTCTGCGGCCGGGTCTGCCCCCAGGAGACCCAGTGCGAGGGCCGCTGCATTCTCGGTAAAAAGCACGAGCCCGTGGCCATCGGCCGTCTGGAGCGCTACGTGGCCGACACCTACGCGGCCCGTTCCGCCTGTGAGGAGGTCACCGACCTGGCCGCCTGCGCCCTGGAGCGCGAGGACGTCCGGGTGGCCTGCATCGGCTCGGGTCCTTCCTCCCTGACCGTGGCGGGCTATCTGGCCGGGCGCGGCATCAAGGTGGATGTGTTCGAGGCCCTGCACGAACCGGGCGGCGTGCTCATCTACGGCATCCCCGAGTTCCGTCTGCCCAAGTCCGTGGTCGCCCGCGAACTGGACGGACTGCGCCAGCTCGGCGTGACCTTCCACACCAACTGGGTGGGGGGCAAGACCATCACCGTCCAGGATCTGCTCGAGCAGGGCTACGGGGCCATCTTCATCGGCGTGGGCGCGGGCCTACCGCGCTTTCTGGGCGTGCCGGGCGAAAACCTCGTCGGCGTTTTCTCGGCCAACGAGTACCTGACCCGTGTCAACCTCGGCCGGGCCTATGCTTTCCCCAACTACGACACCCCGGCCTACCGGGCCCGGCGCGTGGCCGTCATCGGCGCGGGCAACGTGGCCATGGACGCGGCGCGCACCGCCCTGCGCATGGGCGCGAAAGAGGTTTCCATCGTCTACCGCCGGTCCGAGGATGAGATGCCCGCCCGCCGCGAGGAGATCGAACACGCCGTGGAAGAGGGCATCCGCATCCGTTGTCTGTGCGGGCCTCTCGCCTTTCACGGCGACAACCAGGGCCGCCTCAAGGCCATGACCGTGCAGAAGATGGAGCTGGGCCAACCCGACGAGTCCGGCCGCTGCTCGCCCGTCTGCCTGGAAGGCCAGACCGAGCAGATATCCTGCGACATGGCCATCATCGCCGTGGGCACCCGGCCCAACCCCATCCTGCTCGAGGCCACTCCCGACCTCAAGCTGAACAAGTGGGGCTACGTGGAGGCCGACCCGGAAACCGGCGAAACCTCCATGCCCAATGTCTTTGCGGGCGGCGACATCGTCACCGGGGCGGCCACCGTCATCTCCGCCATGGGCGCGGGCCGCCGCGCCGCCAGGGAGATCGCCGAACGGCTGCTGTAG
- a CDS encoding FAD-dependent oxidoreductase produces MKTTHLIIGAGPTGLGAAHRLRELGETDFLVLERNPHAGGLAASFRDDNGFTWDIGGHVVFSHYAYFDDLMDSLLGAERLEHQRESWVRAHGTWVPYPFQNNIRHLPKAARWECVEGLLPGNRPQGRPENFAQWIDAVFGRGIARHFMDPYNFKVWATPPELMQYGWIGERVSVVDLKRVLRNIVLECDDVAWGPNNTFKFPLSGGTGEIFRRLADRLKGRIEFNQAVTSINAKARTVTTAQGLTVEYGTLLNTAPLDLLARDWLIDAPDAFRDAAGKLTHNSVHVAGVGLDREPRAEHDSRCWMYFPDDDSPFYRVTNFHNYSPNNVARPGEQLAFMCETSFSGHKPEKVHELMDRTVEGLINSALLRGDRVKDILTRWEIAVDYGYPVPCLARDEALRVLQPGLEAMGIHSRGRFGGWKYEVSNMDHSVMQGVEWAERMVRGTPEKTYTLD; encoded by the coding sequence GTGAAAACCACGCATCTGATCATCGGCGCGGGCCCCACGGGCCTGGGCGCGGCCCACCGCCTCCGGGAACTCGGCGAGACCGACTTCCTGGTCCTCGAACGCAATCCCCACGCGGGCGGGCTGGCCGCCAGCTTCCGTGACGATAACGGCTTCACCTGGGATATCGGCGGCCACGTGGTCTTCTCCCACTACGCCTATTTCGACGACCTCATGGACTCCCTGCTGGGCGCCGAGCGGCTGGAGCACCAGCGCGAATCCTGGGTGCGGGCGCACGGGACCTGGGTGCCCTACCCGTTCCAGAACAACATCCGGCACCTGCCGAAAGCGGCCCGATGGGAGTGCGTGGAGGGCCTCTTGCCCGGCAACCGCCCCCAGGGCCGCCCGGAGAATTTCGCCCAATGGATCGACGCGGTATTCGGCCGGGGCATCGCCCGTCATTTCATGGACCCATACAACTTCAAGGTCTGGGCCACCCCGCCCGAGCTGATGCAGTACGGCTGGATCGGCGAACGGGTCTCGGTGGTGGACCTGAAAAGGGTCCTGCGCAACATCGTCCTGGAATGCGACGACGTGGCCTGGGGCCCGAACAACACCTTCAAATTCCCGCTTTCCGGCGGCACGGGCGAAATCTTCCGACGGCTGGCCGACCGCCTGAAGGGGCGCATCGAATTCAATCAGGCCGTGACGAGCATCAACGCCAAGGCCCGGACCGTGACCACGGCGCAGGGCCTGACCGTGGAATACGGCACCCTGCTCAATACCGCGCCCCTGGATCTCCTGGCCCGGGACTGGCTCATCGACGCGCCCGACGCCTTCCGCGACGCGGCGGGCAAACTGACCCACAACTCGGTCCACGTGGCCGGGGTGGGCCTGGACCGCGAGCCCCGCGCCGAACACGATTCCCGTTGCTGGATGTATTTCCCGGACGACGACTCGCCCTTCTACCGGGTGACCAATTTCCACAACTATTCGCCCAACAACGTGGCCCGGCCCGGCGAGCAACTGGCCTTCATGTGCGAGACCTCCTTTTCCGGGCACAAGCCGGAAAAGGTCCACGAACTGATGGACCGCACCGTGGAGGGTCTGATAAACTCGGCCCTGTTGCGCGGGGACAGGGTGAAGGACATCCTGACCCGCTGGGAGATCGCCGTGGATTACGGATATCCCGTGCCGTGTCTGGCGCGGGATGAGGCATTGCGTGTTCTGCAACCAGGCCTGGAGGCCATGGGCATCCACTCCCGGGGCCGCTTCGGCGGCTGGAAGTACGAGGTGTCCAACATGGACCACTCGGTCATGCAGGGCGTGGAATGGGCCGAACGCATGGTCCGCGGCACCCCCGAAAAAACCTACACGCTGGATTGA
- a CDS encoding Xaa-Pro peptidase family protein: MNTSVFEKRREELKNEMHARGLSAMLVSLAANRYYLSGFELHDAQCNESSGWLVVTPDEDYLFTDPRYLDAARKVWDEKNLCIYTARKHKEIAEFLKGRGVNTLGFEPKALHLFDYDKLTEDFTLVPTENIVESLRIIKDEDEIRRMDESMRLNHELFRYIEGELIPGRTEREVAWLVEKFFREHGAQGLAFSTIVGVGPNAALPHCIPGDTKLRENDMVLIDTGCRLLDYNSDQTRTFWVGDKPSDRFQKTMEQVRAAQQAAIDVIRPGLSCTEAYRVAYEVFEKAGVEAMFTHGLGHGVGLETHEPPSLSRAGQGHLEPGMVVTVEPGLYDPAWGGIRWEYQILVTEDGCRVM, encoded by the coding sequence ATGAATACATCCGTTTTCGAAAAACGCCGCGAAGAGCTCAAGAACGAAATGCACGCCCGCGGCCTGTCCGCCATGCTCGTGTCGCTGGCGGCCAACCGGTATTACCTGAGCGGCTTCGAGCTGCACGACGCCCAATGCAACGAGTCGTCAGGCTGGCTCGTGGTCACCCCGGACGAGGACTACCTGTTCACCGACCCGCGCTATCTGGACGCGGCCCGAAAGGTCTGGGACGAAAAGAACCTGTGCATCTACACCGCCCGCAAGCACAAGGAAATCGCCGAATTTCTCAAGGGACGCGGCGTCAACACCCTGGGATTCGAACCCAAGGCCCTGCACCTCTTCGACTACGACAAGCTGACCGAGGATTTCACCCTGGTTCCCACCGAGAACATCGTGGAATCCCTGCGGATCATCAAGGACGAGGACGAGATTCGGCGCATGGACGAGTCCATGCGGCTCAACCACGAGCTTTTCCGATACATCGAGGGCGAACTCATTCCCGGCCGGACCGAGAGGGAAGTCGCCTGGCTGGTGGAAAAATTCTTCCGCGAGCACGGCGCCCAGGGGCTGGCCTTTTCGACCATCGTCGGCGTGGGCCCCAACGCGGCCCTGCCCCATTGCATCCCCGGCGACACCAAGCTGCGCGAAAACGACATGGTGCTCATCGACACCGGCTGCAGGCTGCTCGACTACAACTCGGACCAGACCCGGACCTTCTGGGTGGGCGACAAGCCGTCCGACCGCTTCCAAAAGACCATGGAGCAGGTGCGCGCCGCCCAACAGGCGGCCATCGACGTCATCCGTCCCGGCCTGTCCTGCACCGAGGCCTACCGCGTGGCCTACGAAGTCTTTGAAAAGGCCGGGGTCGAGGCCATGTTCACCCACGGCCTGGGCCACGGCGTGGGGCTCGAAACCCACGAGCCGCCGTCCCTGTCCCGAGCGGGACAGGGCCATCTCGAACCCGGCATGGTCGTCACCGTCGAGCCCGGTCTCTACGATCCCGCCTGGGGCGGCATCCGCTGGGAATACCAAATCCTCGTCACCGAGGACGGCTGCCGCGTCATGTAG